In one Drosophila albomicans strain 15112-1751.03 chromosome X, ASM965048v2, whole genome shotgun sequence genomic region, the following are encoded:
- the LOC117573814 gene encoding uncharacterized protein C1orf131 homolog, with product MNVSTDFKPVPTRAALALQKSANKTEFTALVFQEPQTAATTKTNTTGEGAEATSTNAKDTKTDNEFDMKRARHEVLNFAMANQRTSKNKRKMEIFQLIKLGAKPPKKAYKNYKDLKAERQRLQDIREQRKKFHQLGKNQAGAASVKCTTKTQRNQRDKKRAPVANIGQHYGKAETKLKKRN from the coding sequence atgaatgtgAGCACGGATTTTAAGCCTGTACCAACGCGTGCTGCGCTTGCACTACAGAAGAGTGCCAACAAAACAGAATTCACGGCTCTAGTCTTTCAAGAGCCGCagactgcagcaacaacaaaaacaaacacaacaggCGAAGGAGCTGAGGCTACATCAACAAATGCTAAGGACACAAAGACGGACAACGAATTCGACATGAAGCGCGCACGCCATGAGGTTCTCAACTTTGCTATGGCCAATCAACGGACCAGTAAAAACAAGCgcaaaatggaaatatttCAGCTGATCAAATTGGGCGCCAAGCCGCCGAAGAAGGCGTACAAAAACTACAAAGATCTGAAAGCGGAACGGCAGCGGCTCCAGGATATTCGCGAGCAGCGCAAGAAATTCCATCAGTTGGGCAAAAATCAAGCGGGCGCCGCTAGCGTTAAATGTACAACGAAAACGCAGCGAAATCAACGCGATAAGAAGCGAGCACCAGTTGCAAATATTGGCCAGCATTATGGCAAAGCCGAGACAAAACTGAAAAAGCGTAATTAA
- the LOC117573806 gene encoding nucleolar complex protein 4 homolog B, with product MKHTNKAKQGAPALDTLAKRSNVPVELQQKANAFLNATQVDTKVLGGIVKLFAEEGYAHQVGLMHTIEVIFKNLLKRQSVYPADEELTKPGKKSKAKAKAKLKKTLDTDPNAKCFALYNKTWSWLLQRLAGTNKEDANVALKVAMQLIVTEAKHIKHNNGNWPKKHLSSILGALIESETSPALALPAFEKYARCLDVLQLSYELLPQLTPASFVETPQQALNYLGIVNTLDLGKTVLAEQQYHMAGSFDLADTQKLLNIVWQGIIDRCSGVDEQVHRQVLVVLLERILPHLENPILLTDFLMDSLHQFDGPIALLALQGIFSLMQKQNITYPDVYKKLYNMFYPRMFYNKYKARLFYLADIFLTSTHLPENLVAAFAKRMSRLALRSPTEDAIILIRFVCNLLLRHTGLKRLICATAAASAVEIADPFDDTELDPVKTGAINSSLWEMVLLQKHAVPEVANAARFVSKSLPLMEFDLGQLLEMKESDIFDDEVKKVSKQFMLAYERPKNFALPKNDVVTQYFDLI from the exons AtgaaacacacaaataaagcGAAACAAGGAGCTCCAGCGTTGGACACACTCGCCAAACGTTCAAATGTGCCCGTCGAGCTgcagcaaaaggcaaatgcCTTTTTGAATGCCACCCAAGTCGATACCAAAGTACTGGGTGGCATTGTTAAACTTTTT GCTGAGGAGGGGTACGCACATCAAGTGGGTCTCATGCACACTATTGAGGTGATCTTTAAGAACCTACTGAAGCGTCAAAGTGTTTATCCCGCCGACGAAGAGCTGACCAAACCCGGCAAAAAGTCCAAggcgaaagcgaaagcaaagcTCAAGAAAACATTGGACACGGATCCCAATGCCAAATGCTTTGCACTCTACAATAAAACGTGGAGCTGGCTGCTGCAGCGCTTGGCGGGCACCAACAAAGAAGATGCCAACGTTGCACTCAAAGTTGCCATGCAACTCATTGTGACCGAGGCAAAGCACATCAAGCACAACAATGGGAATTGGCCAAAGAAACATTTGAGCAGCATTCTGGGTGCCTTAATTGAATCGGAGACGTCGCCAGCCTTGGCATTGCCTGCATTTGAGAAATATGCACGCTGCCTGGACGTGCTGCAGTTGAGCTACGAGCTGTTGCCACAATTGACGCCGGCTAGTTTTGTGGAGACGCCACAACAGGCTTTGAACTATTTGGGCATCGTCAATACATTGGACTTGGGCAAAACTGTGCTGGCCGAGCAACAGTATCACATGGCAGGCAGCTTTGATTTGGCTGACACGCAAAAGCTGTTGAATATCGTATGGCAAGGCATCATTGATCGTTGCAGCGGCGTTGATGAGCAGGTGCATCGTCAGGTGCTGGTTGTGCTCTTAGAGCGCATTCTACCGCATTTGGAGAATCCCATATTGCTTACCGATTTCCTCATGGACTCGCTGCATCAGTTCG ATGGTCCCATTGCTTTGCTGGCGTTGCAGGGCATCTTTTCGCTGATGCAAAAGCAGAACATCACGTATCCGGATGTGTATAAAAAGCTGTACAATATGTTCTATCCCCGCATGTTCTACAACAAATATAAGGCGCGTCTCTTTTATTTGGCGGACATCTTTTTGACTTCGACGCATTTGCCCGAAAATCTCGTGGCTGCTTTTGCCAAACGCATGTCACGTCTAGCTTTGCGTAGTCCAACGGAGGATGCCATCATTCTCATACGTTTCGTCTGCAATCTATTGTTGCGTCACACGGGTCTCAAGCGTCTGATCTGCGCCACAGCTGCCGCAAGTG CTGTGGAGATTGCAGATCCCTTTGATGACACTGAGCTGGATCCGGTAAAGACCGGTGCGATTAACAGCTCGTTGTGGGAAATGGTTTTGTTGCAGAAACACGCAGTGCCCGAGGTTGCAAATGCGGCCCGTTTCGTCTCCAAAAGCCTGCCCCTCATGGAATTTGATTTGGGACAACTGCTTGAAATGAAGGAATCTGAT ATTTTTGATGATGAAGTGAAGAAAGTATCGAAGCAGTTTATGCTGGCCTATGAGCGACCCAAAAACTTTGCGCTGCCCAAAAATGATGTAGTTACACAATACTTTGATTTAATATAG
- the LOC117574158 gene encoding 60S ribosomal protein L10a-2-like, which yields MAFNPGVYEAVNKLLATPKPKYPYKLIRLSHSIRTKLNVCVLGDELHCAEAIKNGIHCIKANIIFKPKKTVEYYMKKIIMTYDAFLISDSLCAQMPSKMAVQFFRANKIFRLLSHDKPMMEKIEELKYTINFKLINSRKLCSVIGNLRLTPEELNDNIITAIRFLVPQLKGKWGNIESVYIKTPEGEPHLVF from the exons ATGGCATTCAATCCTGGAGTTTACGAAGCCGTCAACAAATTACTGGCGACTCCGAAGCCAAAATATCCCTACAA ATTGATTCGGTTGAGCCACTCGATCCGTACCAAATTGAATGTGTGCGTTCTTGGCGATGAGTTGCACTGCGCTGAGGCTATTAAAAATGGCATACATTGCATTAAAGCAAACATCATATTCAAACCCAAAAAGACCGTCGAATACTATATGAAGAAAATAATCATGACCTATGATGCATTTCTGATTTCGGATAGTCTATGCGCTCAAATGCCAAGCAAAATGGCGGTCCAATTTTTCAGGGCCAACAAAATCTTTCGGCTGTTGAGCCACGACAAACCGATGATGGAAAAAATCGAagaattgaaatataccataaatttcAAGTTGATCAACTCACGCAAACTGTGCTCTGTGATTGGCAATCTTCGCTTGACTCCGGAAGAGCTTAATGACAACATCATCACTGCGATTCGTTTCTTAGTCCCGCAGCTCAAGGGTAAATGGGGCAATATCGAAAGCGTCTATATCAAGACTCCCGAGGGAGAACCGCATTTGGTCTTCTAA
- the LOC117568117 gene encoding pickpocket protein 28, translating into MQDAFVRWNTTPVIVGINPEPTYITNEPFPAISICNLNQALASQAAHILNDTSKFAMLQVLCRRKLNSQFSRGLNNWEQLISNISQPCSDLVISCRFGAVDTRCERTFHPIVTDEGLCCVFNMLHPRFMYKHNVPLTLRNITMEKSYQAVNWHAELGYSRSLKKPHNHYYPRASLGTGESLGLSLTLDVQAATYYCSSSNSIGLKIALHSPNESPNVRETGMLLSPGLETKLRIEPTKLMTEEALRKVHRKYRHCLFRSEGNLSYFAHYTQRNCEMECMSRLLLQHCGCVVFYMPRIHGNDTVCSIRESHCVESVRLHTIGQAVESCLDNCLPSCFDLTFNAIPYSTKISYNDFKMANPSMQNYSERYVESSIALVNLYYKEHTFRASKQTEFIGITDFLSNVGGLMGLFLGFSFLSIAECVYFAFIRPCRICTELRQRRPVSTLELAKASQCTVKRVKRRVNTLLPQVVWQRQRQRQRQRQQLTKHSPFHISAATWFKTELGLQLHPA; encoded by the exons ATGCAGGACGCCTTCGTCCGTTGGAACACAACACCGGTGATTGTGGGCATCAATCCGGAGCCGACGTACATAACAAACGAACCATTCCCGGCGATTAGCATCTGCAATCTGAATCAGGCCCTCGCCAGCCAAGCTGCCCACATCCTCAACGACACCTCGAAGTTTGCCATGCTGCAGGTGTTGTGTCGTCGCAAGCTCAATTCCCAATTTAGTCGCGGCCTCAACAACTGGGAGCAGCTCATTAgcaat attTCACAGCCCTGCAGCGATCTGGTGATTAGCTGTCGCTTTGGTGCCGTTGACACGCGATGCGAACGCACTTTTCATCCCATTGTCACGGACGAGGGACTCTGCTGTGTCTTCAACATGCTGCATCCACGATTCATGTACAAACACAA TGTGCCTTTAACGCTGCGCAACATCACCATGGAGAAGAGCTACCAGGCGGTCAATTGGCATGCCGAGCTGGGCTACAGCCGCAGCTTAAAGAAGCCGCATAATCACTACTATCCACGCGCCTCGCTGGGCACTGGTGAATCGCTGGGACTGTCGCTCACACTGGACGTGCAGGCGGCCACATATTACTGCTCGTCAAGTAATAGCATTGGCCTCAAGATTGCGCTGCACAGTCCAAATGAGTCGCCCAATGTGCGAGAGACCGGGATGCTGCTCTCGCCGGGCTTGGAGACCAAGTTGCGCATTGAGCCGACCAAGTTAATGACCGAGGAAGCGTTGCGCAAGGTGCATCGCAAGTATCGACATTGTTTGTTTCGCAGCGAGGGCAATTTGAGTTATTTTGCGCACTACACGCAACGCAATTGCGAAATGGAATGCATGTCGCGACTGTTGTTGCAACACTGCGGCTGCGTTGTCTTCTACATGCCACGCATCCATGGCAACGACACCGTCTGCAGCATACGGGAATCGCACTGCGTGGAGAGCGTGCGTCTGCACACGATTGGTCAGGCGGTTGAATCGTGTCTGGACAATTGTTTGCCCAGCTGCTTTGATCTCACATTCAATGCGATTCCATATTCAACGAAGATCTCGTACAATGACTTCAAGATGGCCAATCCCAGCATGCAGAACTATAGCGAACGGTATGTGGAGAGCAGCATTGCCTTGGTCAATCTGTATTACAAGGAGCACACGTTCCGTGCCAGCAAACAGACCGAGTTCATTGGCATCACCGATTTTCTGT CCAACGTGGGCGGCTTGATGGGCTTGTTTCTGGGTTTCAGTTTCCTCTCGATTGCCGAATGCGTGTACTTCGCCTTCATTCGCCCATGTCGCATCTGCACCGAGCTGCGTCAGCGTCGTCCCGTCTCCACGCTGGAATTGGCCAAAGCATCGCAATGCACAGTCAAAAGGGTCAAGCGGCGAGTTAATACTTTGTTGCCGCAAGTGGTGTGGCAACGAcagcgtcaacgtcaacgtcagcgACAGCAGCTGACGAAGCATTCACCATTTCACATTTCGGCTGCCACCTGGTTTAAAACGGAACTGGGACTCCAATTGCATCCGGCTTAA
- the LOC117567840 gene encoding uncharacterized protein LOC117567840, which yields MRAGKKTATAADTTGKTRPCIVYVKNLKESETTELINNSTHYSKQQQRNASGKRNINTTTFKEKEKEREREKTGDLRETRTSRRATSIANVELLPKRANAAVIGKSPIVASVRGRPPIKQQQLQQQQQLKRRNTEFPVARTPVAAAAATTLAAVKRRDNNNTTITTTTTTTSSAKGNKMYKQSKLAMSSSASSAIVTSPPPTIAASRSRRSIKPNPKYASDDMVTPKYVAALASDTPNKRGGGAKQLFLDDDDDEDDDLHDLIEEDNDDELTDAAFNPQLHKSDDDDEISEAEFEEQLRREKVPPKRGRGRPPKHPHAIAAAAAAQAARNAAQAQAEQRGSGGRGNVASVGRGGGTHLQQLRRSMAVNHMVRSNPMTLVGNKRKLEDHQDGPVARKRMATELNSSGGVGGRTAPVINGSTSVAKTAAIGLLGNQSKTKLIVSSNNNSAGGGMRFIQTTNAKQQSQQQQQQRAVSNFKLNSASATMPGRPIGSVGVARSGPAARPVAGSQQRGVGSGGGGGGLKMHKASMGSGAAGNAKVKVESSSNDEVPTFTIVNIDDIINQDDVLISRTSNNNRKTPHTPRNISSSSNSNNNNSRSTSANNNSSSNSATPLSNNTTGNSLNSSGKRIKMLSTTTTSTAGKTTGGLKQLTLAEATKPRPRILNAEMGKKTPVMKPLMCMGKELCPTPSDGGDTEDDEDLMSHEMADEDDIATISPTTAATTTTTTAAGSGASQSRVVRRVQTAKWLPNAARRNILATTPNASNKQQQQQQQQLVTDRKLTKLLGEGSDDDMVFKKPASPSTSLSATNTPQQSALGLRRSKENANANANIIIKTSNSPSNLDEATTIDGDVAAAMLLDGATTTAVAADTKTTGIIKQEAKYFPPETTTYCEEDGRIVKKITCYETWHVISTPRESITKTRQQRTCLELSLAKLANVATRIKVPSSKWTSKVTLYKVSPSLMQRQTMTIFTGDLKTYNIPEEERHKYQPSCVLFRRSVLDRSKCRVPFDRAIIFKNKCFYANIEGKHVNLLGAPEVVNTIKDVEILIDIVDSLALSSNLVEMVTSK from the coding sequence ATGCGAGCTGGTAAAAagacggcaacagcagctgacaCGACAGGCAAGACTCGACCGTGCATAGTTTATGTGAAGAATCTAAAGGAATCTGAGACCACTGAGTTGATCAACAATTCGACGCACTacagcaagcaacagcaacgcaacGCATCAGGCAAGCGCaacataaatacaacaacgttcaaggagaaggaaaaggagagggagagggagaagaCAGGAGATCTGAGAGAGACGCGCACATCGAGACGTGCCACATCCATAGCAAACGTGGAACTGTTGCCCAAGCGAGCAAACGCAGCCGTTATCGGCAAATCTCCAATTGTGGCTTCTGTACGCGGACGTCCTCCcatcaagcagcagcagctgcagcaacagcagcagctgaagcgaCGCAACACCGAGTTTCCAGTGGCAAGAactcctgttgctgctgctgctgccacaactTTGGCTGCTGTGAAGCGAcgggacaacaacaacacaaccatcacaacaacgacaacaacaacgtcgtcagcgaaaggcaacaaaatgtaCAAACAATCCAAGTTGGCCATGTCGTCATCAGCATCGTCGGCCATTGTCACATCACCGCCACCGACAATTGCCGCAAGTCGTTCGCGTCGCTCGATCAAACCGAATCCCAAATATGCCAGCGATGACATGGTGACACCCAAATATGTTGCCGCCCTGGCCAGCGATACGCCCAACAAGCGAGGAGGCGGGGCCAAGCAACTGTTTCtggacgacgacgatgacgaggaCGATGATCTGCATGATTTGATTGAGGAGGATAACGATGATGAGCTCACCGATGCCGCCTTCAATCCGCAGCTGCACAAAtccgacgatgacgacgaaaTCAGCGAGGCGGAATTCGAGGAGCAGCTGCGACGCGAGAAGGTGCCACCGAAACGTGGTCGTGGACGACCACCAAAGCATCCGCATGCCATTGCCGCCGCAGCGGCTGCTCAAGCGGCACGCAATGCGGCCCAGGCTCAGGCGGAACAGCGTGGCAGCGGCGGACGTGGCAATGTGGCGTCAGTAGGTCGCGGCGGCGGCACAcatctgcagcagctgcgccGCTCGATGGCCGTCAATCATATGGTACGCTCCAATCCCATGACGTTGGTGGGCAACAAACGCAAGCTGGAGGATCATCAGGATGGCCCAGTGGCACGCAAACGCATGGCCACCGAATTGAATAGCAGCGGCGGCGTTGGCGGACGCACAGCACCTGTTATCAATGGCAGCACATCGGTCGCAAAGACAGCGGCCATCGGACTGCTGGGCAATCAGAGCAAGACCAAGCTCATTgtgagcagcaacaacaatagcgcAGGCGGCGGCATGCGCTTCATACAGACAACAAATGCCAAGcaacagtcgcagcagcagcagcagcaacgagcTGTGTCCAATTTCAAGTTGAACTCGGCGTCGGCAACGATGCCGGGACGTCCGATTGGcagtgtgggcgtggcacgttCCGGTCCAGCGGCACGTCCAGTGGCCGGCAGCCAGCAGCGCGGTgtcggcagcggcggcggtggcggtggcctCAAGATGCACAAGGCGTCGATGGGCAGCGGGGCGGCAGGCAATGCCAAAGTGAAGGtggagagcagcagcaacgatgaGGTGCCGACATTTACCATTGTGAATATCGATGATATTATCAATCAGGATGATGTGCTCATCTCGCGCACCTCGAACAACAATCGCAAGACGCCGCACACGCCacgcaacatcagcagcagcagcaacagcaataacaacaactcaCGCTCCACGtccgccaacaacaacagcagcagcaacagtgcAACGCCgctcagcaacaacacaactgGCAACAGTTTGAATTCGAGCGGCAAACGCATCAAGATGctgtcgacaacaacaacaagcacagcGGGCAAAACAACGGGCGGCTTAAAGCAACTGACATTGGCGGAAGCGACAAAGCCGCGTCCACGCATCCTTAACGCTGAGATGGGCAAAAAGACGCCGGTGATGAAGCCACTGATGTGCATGGGCAAGGAACTGTGTCCCACGCCCAGCGATGGCGGCGATACCGAAGACGATGAGGATCTAATGTCGCATGAGATGGCCGATGAGGATGACATTGCAACCATATCACCAaccacagcagccacaacaacgacaacaacagcagcgggaAGTGGAGCATCGCAATCGCGTGTTGTGCGTCGCGTGCAAACTGCTAAATGGCTGCCAAATGCTGCACGACGCAACATTTTGGCGACGACACCGAATGCGAGCaataagcaacagcagcaacaacaacaacagctggtgACAGATCGCAAGCTGACAAAGCTGCTGGGCGAGGGCAGTGATGATGATATGGTCTTTAAGAAGCCGGCAAGTCCGTCAACCTCATTGTCAGCCACAAACACGCCACAGCAGTCGGCGTTAGGTTTGCGTCGCTCCAAAGAGAATGcgaatgccaatgccaatatCATTATTAAAACCAGCAACAGTCCGAGCAACTTGGATGAGGCAACGACCATTGATGGCGATGTGGCTGCTGCCATGTTGTTGGatggggcaacaacaacagcggttGCTGCGGACACGAAAACAACGGGCATTATCAAACAAGAGGCGAAATACTTTCCACCCGAAACAACCACATACTGTGAGGAAGATGGACGGATTGTGAAGAAGATCACATGCTATGAGACCTGGCATGTGATTAGCACACCCCGCGAGTCCATCACAAAGACACGCCAGCAACGCACCTGCCTCGAATTATCGCTGGCCAAGCTTGCGAATGTCGCCACACGCATCAAAGTCCCCTCGAGCAAATGGACCAGCAAGGTGACGCTGTACAAGGTGTCGCCATCGCTGATGCAGCGCCAAACGATGACCATATTCACCGGTGATCTGAAGACCTACAACATACCCGAGGAGGAGCGTCACAAATATCAGCCATCGTGTGTCCTGTTCCGACGATCGGTGCTCGATCGCAGCAAGTGCCGTGTGCCCTTCGATCGTGCCATCATCTTTAAGAACAAATGCTTCTATGCGAACATCGAGGGCAAGCATGTCAATTTGCTGGGCGCACCCGAGGTCGTGAATACCATTAAGGATGTGGAGATACTCATCGATATCGTTGATTCGCTGGCATTATCAAGCAATCTTGTTGAAATGGTTACTTCCAAGTAG
- the LOC117573819 gene encoding uncharacterized protein LOC117573819, whose amino-acid sequence MNAAPRAAINQLLRRAYSAASGASKPTITSSAAPASAPVKNVTGLSSACVKPTSTPVGPGASASSGYKVPEYFCFNRFSYAEAEVEMAKYRCPQPSAVKK is encoded by the coding sequence atgaaCGCAGCTCCACGTGCCGCCATCAATCAGCTACTACGACGCGCCTACAGCGCTGCAAGTGGTGCCTCCAAGCCCACAATCACTTCGAGTGCcgctccagcttcagctcctgTTAAGAATGTGACTGGTCTGAGCAGCGCCTGTGTGAAGCCCACATCGACACCAGTTGGACCAGGAGCGTCAGCTAGCAGCGGATACAAAGTGCCCGAATATTTCTGCTTCAATCGCTTCTCTTATGCCGAAGCTGAGGTTGAGATGGCCAAATATCGCTGCCCTCAGCCATCTGCGGTGAAGAAGTAA